The following proteins are encoded in a genomic region of Corythoichthys intestinalis isolate RoL2023-P3 chromosome 5, ASM3026506v1, whole genome shotgun sequence:
- the LOC130916720 gene encoding AMP deaminase 3-like isoform X1: protein MRRRKAALYKQQSTPCLGTEMPRLFPRMSMSEVDEKVRLLAEKVYASALKEEDTKDAMALFTVPEDCPIGLREDRERALQKELAEQKSKETVKKKKNFMMKRSQSLSLQIPTSDWSLWTHSPVLSPTTPEPVFSESFPDFQRVTISGDYCAGITVEDYELAAKSLLRALFIREKYSRLAYHRFPRTIAQFLRNTEGEKWREEDEVLPDIWPSPREDEDPYSMQGIPDNLDYELQMKDGIVHVFDNAEALKQQQPRTLPYPDLETFAIDLSHVLAMIADGPTKTYCHRRLNFLSSKFYLHEMLNEMAELKELKSVPHRDFYNVRKVDTHIHAAACMNQKHLLKFIKTTYQTEKSREVLEKGGQRFTLEQVFSSLHMDPYDLTVDSLDVHAGRQTFHRFDKFNSKYNPVGASELREIYLKTDNYIEGEYFARLIKEVAKDLEESKYQHAEPRLSIYGRSTNEWKGLATWFIQHKVHSPNLRWMIQVPRIYDIFRSKKLIPNFAKMLENIFLPIFEATVNPQKNPALHVFLKYVTGFDSVDDESKHSDHLFSYKSPKPESWTADENPPYTYYLFYMYANIMVLNNLRKERGLNTFQFRPHCGEAGSITHLVSAFLTADNISHGLNLKKSPVLQYLYYLAQVPIAMSPLSNNSLFLQYSKNPLREFLQKGLCVSLSTDDPMQFHYTKEALMEEYAIAAQLWKLSTCDLCEIARNSVLQSGLSHQEKKHFLGSNYLQDGPEGNDIGRTNVAQIRMAYRHETLCNELSFLVDAVKADAMVPVVE, encoded by the exons AGATGCCTCGACTCTTCCCAAGAATGTCAATGAGCGAAGTGGACGAAAAGGTGCGCCTTCTTGCTGAGAAGGTCTATGCCTCAGCACTGAAGGAGGAAGACACCAAAGACGCAATGGCCCTGTTCACTGTACCTGAGGACTGTCCAATCGGCCTCCGGGAGGACCGGGAGCGTGCCCTACAGAAGGAGCTGGCTGAGCAGAAGTCCAAAGAGACCGTCAAGAA GAAGAAGAACTTCATGATGAAGCGTTCCCAGTCACTATCCTTGCAGATTCCCACCAGCGACTGGAGCCTGTGGACGCATTCCCCTGTACTCTCCCCCACCACACCGGAACCGGTCTTTTCTGAGAGCTTCCCTGATTTTCAGAGGGTGACCATCAGTGGAGATTACTGTGCTGgg ATCACTGTTGAGGATTACGAGCTGGCAGCCAAAAGCCTCCTGAGAGCTCTTTTCATCAGGGAAAAGTACTCCCGGCTCGCATACCATCGCTTTCCCAGGACCATAGCCCAGTTCCTCCGAAACACTGAGGGGGAAAAGTGGCGAGAGGAGGACGAGGTCTTGCCTG ACATTTGGCCGTCCCCCCGTGAAGATGAGGACCCATACTCCATGCAAGGCATACCGGACAACCTGGACTACGAGCTGCAGATGAAGGATGGGATTGTTCATGTTTTTGACAATGCTGAAGCCTTGAAACAGCAGCAGCCTCGCACGCTCCCGTACCCGGACTTGGAAACTTTCGCCATAGACCTGAGCCATGTCCTTGCCATGATTGCTGATGGTCCCAC AAAGACCTACTGTCATAGACGGTTGAACTTCTTGTCCTCCAAATTTTATCTACATGAAATGCTTAATGAAATGGCTGAGCTTAAGGAGCTGAAAAGTGTTCCACATAGAGACTTCTACAACGTAAGAAAG GTTGACACGCACATACATGCCGCCGCCTGCATGAATCAAAAGCACCTTCTGAAATTCATCAAGACCACATACCAGACAGAAAAAAGTCGTGAGGTACTGGAGAAAGGCGGGCAGAGGTTTACCCTTGAGCAGGTCTTTAGCAGCCTTCACATGGACCCATACGACCTCACTGTGGACTCGCTGGATGTACACGCA GGTAGACAAACGTTCCATCGCTTCGACAAATTCAACTCCAAGTACAACCCGGTGGGAGCCAGCGAACTACGGGAAATTTACCTCAAGACCGACAACTACATCGAGGGAGAGTACTTCGCACGACTTATCAAG GAAGTGGCAAAGGACCTTGAGGAGAGCAAGTACCAGCACGCTGAGCCTCGTCTGTCCATTTATGGACGATCCACCAACGAGTGGAAGGGTCTCGCCACCTGGTTTATCCAGCACAAAGTCCACTCACCCAACTTGAGATGGATGATCCAGGTCCCTCGGATCTA TGATATTTTTAGGTCAAAGAAGTTGATACCAAACTTTGCCAAAATGCTGGAGAATATCTTCCTTCCCATCTTTGAGGCAACAGTCAACCCACAAAAAAACCCAGCACTTCACGTTTTTCTAAAATAC GTAACAGGATTCGACAGTGTGGATGACGAGTCCAAACACAGCGACCATTTATTCTCCTACAAAAGTCCAAAGCCTGAGTCATGGACGGCAGATGAGAACCCGCCGTACACCTACTATCTGTTCTACATGTATGCCAACATTATGGTTCTCAACAATTTGCGCAA GGAGCGCGGGTTGAACACATTCCAGTTCCGTCCTCACTGCGGCGAGGCCGGCTCCATCACGCACCTGGTGTCTGCCTTCCTAACAGCAGACAACATCTCTCATGGCCTCAACCTGAAGAAG AGTCCAGTTTTGCAGTACCTCTACTACCTGGCCCAGGTCCCCATCGCCATGTCGCCACTGAGCAACAACAGCCTTTTCCTGCAGTACTCCAAAAACCCACTGCGGGAGTTTCTTCAGAAGGGCCTATGTGTGTCGCTGTCCACCGATGACCCCATGCAGTTCCACTACACAAAG GAAGCATTGATGGAGGAGTATGCCATCGCGGCACAGCTTTGGAAACTCAGCACCTGCGACTTGTGCGAAATCGCCAGAAATAGCGTGCTGCAGAGTGGCCTGTCGCACCAG GAGAAAAAACACTTTCTGGGTTCCAACTACCTGCAGGATGGCCCTGAGGGTAATGACATTGGACGCACGAATGTGGCGCAAATCCGCATGGCGTACCGACATGAGACACTATGCAACGAGCTCAGCTTTTTAGTTGACGCAGTCAAAGCGGACGCAATGGTTCCAGTGGTGGAGTGA
- the LOC130916720 gene encoding AMP deaminase 3-like isoform X2, whose amino-acid sequence MRRRKAALYKQQSTPCLGTEMPRLFPRMSMSEVDEKVRLLAEKVYASALKEEDTKDAMALFTVPEDCPIGLREDRERALQKELAEQKSKETVKKKKNFMMKRSQSLSLQIPTSDWSLWTHSPVLSPTTPEPVFSESFPDFQRVTISGDYCAGITVEDYELAAKSLLRALFIREKYSRLAYHRFPRTIAQFLRNTEGEKWREEDEVLPDIWPSPREDEDPYSMQGIPDNLDYELQMKDGIVHVFDNAEALKQQQPRTLPYPDLETFAIDLSHVLAMIADGPTKTYCHRRLNFLSSKFYLHEMLNEMAELKELKSVPHRDFYNVDTHIHAAACMNQKHLLKFIKTTYQTEKSREVLEKGGQRFTLEQVFSSLHMDPYDLTVDSLDVHAGRQTFHRFDKFNSKYNPVGASELREIYLKTDNYIEGEYFARLIKEVAKDLEESKYQHAEPRLSIYGRSTNEWKGLATWFIQHKVHSPNLRWMIQVPRIYDIFRSKKLIPNFAKMLENIFLPIFEATVNPQKNPALHVFLKYVTGFDSVDDESKHSDHLFSYKSPKPESWTADENPPYTYYLFYMYANIMVLNNLRKERGLNTFQFRPHCGEAGSITHLVSAFLTADNISHGLNLKKSPVLQYLYYLAQVPIAMSPLSNNSLFLQYSKNPLREFLQKGLCVSLSTDDPMQFHYTKEALMEEYAIAAQLWKLSTCDLCEIARNSVLQSGLSHQEKKHFLGSNYLQDGPEGNDIGRTNVAQIRMAYRHETLCNELSFLVDAVKADAMVPVVE is encoded by the exons AGATGCCTCGACTCTTCCCAAGAATGTCAATGAGCGAAGTGGACGAAAAGGTGCGCCTTCTTGCTGAGAAGGTCTATGCCTCAGCACTGAAGGAGGAAGACACCAAAGACGCAATGGCCCTGTTCACTGTACCTGAGGACTGTCCAATCGGCCTCCGGGAGGACCGGGAGCGTGCCCTACAGAAGGAGCTGGCTGAGCAGAAGTCCAAAGAGACCGTCAAGAA GAAGAAGAACTTCATGATGAAGCGTTCCCAGTCACTATCCTTGCAGATTCCCACCAGCGACTGGAGCCTGTGGACGCATTCCCCTGTACTCTCCCCCACCACACCGGAACCGGTCTTTTCTGAGAGCTTCCCTGATTTTCAGAGGGTGACCATCAGTGGAGATTACTGTGCTGgg ATCACTGTTGAGGATTACGAGCTGGCAGCCAAAAGCCTCCTGAGAGCTCTTTTCATCAGGGAAAAGTACTCCCGGCTCGCATACCATCGCTTTCCCAGGACCATAGCCCAGTTCCTCCGAAACACTGAGGGGGAAAAGTGGCGAGAGGAGGACGAGGTCTTGCCTG ACATTTGGCCGTCCCCCCGTGAAGATGAGGACCCATACTCCATGCAAGGCATACCGGACAACCTGGACTACGAGCTGCAGATGAAGGATGGGATTGTTCATGTTTTTGACAATGCTGAAGCCTTGAAACAGCAGCAGCCTCGCACGCTCCCGTACCCGGACTTGGAAACTTTCGCCATAGACCTGAGCCATGTCCTTGCCATGATTGCTGATGGTCCCAC AAAGACCTACTGTCATAGACGGTTGAACTTCTTGTCCTCCAAATTTTATCTACATGAAATGCTTAATGAAATGGCTGAGCTTAAGGAGCTGAAAAGTGTTCCACATAGAGACTTCTACAAC GTTGACACGCACATACATGCCGCCGCCTGCATGAATCAAAAGCACCTTCTGAAATTCATCAAGACCACATACCAGACAGAAAAAAGTCGTGAGGTACTGGAGAAAGGCGGGCAGAGGTTTACCCTTGAGCAGGTCTTTAGCAGCCTTCACATGGACCCATACGACCTCACTGTGGACTCGCTGGATGTACACGCA GGTAGACAAACGTTCCATCGCTTCGACAAATTCAACTCCAAGTACAACCCGGTGGGAGCCAGCGAACTACGGGAAATTTACCTCAAGACCGACAACTACATCGAGGGAGAGTACTTCGCACGACTTATCAAG GAAGTGGCAAAGGACCTTGAGGAGAGCAAGTACCAGCACGCTGAGCCTCGTCTGTCCATTTATGGACGATCCACCAACGAGTGGAAGGGTCTCGCCACCTGGTTTATCCAGCACAAAGTCCACTCACCCAACTTGAGATGGATGATCCAGGTCCCTCGGATCTA TGATATTTTTAGGTCAAAGAAGTTGATACCAAACTTTGCCAAAATGCTGGAGAATATCTTCCTTCCCATCTTTGAGGCAACAGTCAACCCACAAAAAAACCCAGCACTTCACGTTTTTCTAAAATAC GTAACAGGATTCGACAGTGTGGATGACGAGTCCAAACACAGCGACCATTTATTCTCCTACAAAAGTCCAAAGCCTGAGTCATGGACGGCAGATGAGAACCCGCCGTACACCTACTATCTGTTCTACATGTATGCCAACATTATGGTTCTCAACAATTTGCGCAA GGAGCGCGGGTTGAACACATTCCAGTTCCGTCCTCACTGCGGCGAGGCCGGCTCCATCACGCACCTGGTGTCTGCCTTCCTAACAGCAGACAACATCTCTCATGGCCTCAACCTGAAGAAG AGTCCAGTTTTGCAGTACCTCTACTACCTGGCCCAGGTCCCCATCGCCATGTCGCCACTGAGCAACAACAGCCTTTTCCTGCAGTACTCCAAAAACCCACTGCGGGAGTTTCTTCAGAAGGGCCTATGTGTGTCGCTGTCCACCGATGACCCCATGCAGTTCCACTACACAAAG GAAGCATTGATGGAGGAGTATGCCATCGCGGCACAGCTTTGGAAACTCAGCACCTGCGACTTGTGCGAAATCGCCAGAAATAGCGTGCTGCAGAGTGGCCTGTCGCACCAG GAGAAAAAACACTTTCTGGGTTCCAACTACCTGCAGGATGGCCCTGAGGGTAATGACATTGGACGCACGAATGTGGCGCAAATCCGCATGGCGTACCGACATGAGACACTATGCAACGAGCTCAGCTTTTTAGTTGACGCAGTCAAAGCGGACGCAATGGTTCCAGTGGTGGAGTGA
- the LOC130916720 gene encoding AMP deaminase 3-like isoform X3 — MAQTTTEEMPRLFPRMSMSEVDEKVRLLAEKVYASALKEEDTKDAMALFTVPEDCPIGLREDRERALQKELAEQKSKETVKKKKNFMMKRSQSLSLQIPTSDWSLWTHSPVLSPTTPEPVFSESFPDFQRVTISGDYCAGITVEDYELAAKSLLRALFIREKYSRLAYHRFPRTIAQFLRNTEGEKWREEDEVLPDIWPSPREDEDPYSMQGIPDNLDYELQMKDGIVHVFDNAEALKQQQPRTLPYPDLETFAIDLSHVLAMIADGPTKTYCHRRLNFLSSKFYLHEMLNEMAELKELKSVPHRDFYNVRKVDTHIHAAACMNQKHLLKFIKTTYQTEKSREVLEKGGQRFTLEQVFSSLHMDPYDLTVDSLDVHAGRQTFHRFDKFNSKYNPVGASELREIYLKTDNYIEGEYFARLIKEVAKDLEESKYQHAEPRLSIYGRSTNEWKGLATWFIQHKVHSPNLRWMIQVPRIYDIFRSKKLIPNFAKMLENIFLPIFEATVNPQKNPALHVFLKYVTGFDSVDDESKHSDHLFSYKSPKPESWTADENPPYTYYLFYMYANIMVLNNLRKERGLNTFQFRPHCGEAGSITHLVSAFLTADNISHGLNLKKSPVLQYLYYLAQVPIAMSPLSNNSLFLQYSKNPLREFLQKGLCVSLSTDDPMQFHYTKEALMEEYAIAAQLWKLSTCDLCEIARNSVLQSGLSHQEKKHFLGSNYLQDGPEGNDIGRTNVAQIRMAYRHETLCNELSFLVDAVKADAMVPVVE, encoded by the exons AGATGCCTCGACTCTTCCCAAGAATGTCAATGAGCGAAGTGGACGAAAAGGTGCGCCTTCTTGCTGAGAAGGTCTATGCCTCAGCACTGAAGGAGGAAGACACCAAAGACGCAATGGCCCTGTTCACTGTACCTGAGGACTGTCCAATCGGCCTCCGGGAGGACCGGGAGCGTGCCCTACAGAAGGAGCTGGCTGAGCAGAAGTCCAAAGAGACCGTCAAGAA GAAGAAGAACTTCATGATGAAGCGTTCCCAGTCACTATCCTTGCAGATTCCCACCAGCGACTGGAGCCTGTGGACGCATTCCCCTGTACTCTCCCCCACCACACCGGAACCGGTCTTTTCTGAGAGCTTCCCTGATTTTCAGAGGGTGACCATCAGTGGAGATTACTGTGCTGgg ATCACTGTTGAGGATTACGAGCTGGCAGCCAAAAGCCTCCTGAGAGCTCTTTTCATCAGGGAAAAGTACTCCCGGCTCGCATACCATCGCTTTCCCAGGACCATAGCCCAGTTCCTCCGAAACACTGAGGGGGAAAAGTGGCGAGAGGAGGACGAGGTCTTGCCTG ACATTTGGCCGTCCCCCCGTGAAGATGAGGACCCATACTCCATGCAAGGCATACCGGACAACCTGGACTACGAGCTGCAGATGAAGGATGGGATTGTTCATGTTTTTGACAATGCTGAAGCCTTGAAACAGCAGCAGCCTCGCACGCTCCCGTACCCGGACTTGGAAACTTTCGCCATAGACCTGAGCCATGTCCTTGCCATGATTGCTGATGGTCCCAC AAAGACCTACTGTCATAGACGGTTGAACTTCTTGTCCTCCAAATTTTATCTACATGAAATGCTTAATGAAATGGCTGAGCTTAAGGAGCTGAAAAGTGTTCCACATAGAGACTTCTACAACGTAAGAAAG GTTGACACGCACATACATGCCGCCGCCTGCATGAATCAAAAGCACCTTCTGAAATTCATCAAGACCACATACCAGACAGAAAAAAGTCGTGAGGTACTGGAGAAAGGCGGGCAGAGGTTTACCCTTGAGCAGGTCTTTAGCAGCCTTCACATGGACCCATACGACCTCACTGTGGACTCGCTGGATGTACACGCA GGTAGACAAACGTTCCATCGCTTCGACAAATTCAACTCCAAGTACAACCCGGTGGGAGCCAGCGAACTACGGGAAATTTACCTCAAGACCGACAACTACATCGAGGGAGAGTACTTCGCACGACTTATCAAG GAAGTGGCAAAGGACCTTGAGGAGAGCAAGTACCAGCACGCTGAGCCTCGTCTGTCCATTTATGGACGATCCACCAACGAGTGGAAGGGTCTCGCCACCTGGTTTATCCAGCACAAAGTCCACTCACCCAACTTGAGATGGATGATCCAGGTCCCTCGGATCTA TGATATTTTTAGGTCAAAGAAGTTGATACCAAACTTTGCCAAAATGCTGGAGAATATCTTCCTTCCCATCTTTGAGGCAACAGTCAACCCACAAAAAAACCCAGCACTTCACGTTTTTCTAAAATAC GTAACAGGATTCGACAGTGTGGATGACGAGTCCAAACACAGCGACCATTTATTCTCCTACAAAAGTCCAAAGCCTGAGTCATGGACGGCAGATGAGAACCCGCCGTACACCTACTATCTGTTCTACATGTATGCCAACATTATGGTTCTCAACAATTTGCGCAA GGAGCGCGGGTTGAACACATTCCAGTTCCGTCCTCACTGCGGCGAGGCCGGCTCCATCACGCACCTGGTGTCTGCCTTCCTAACAGCAGACAACATCTCTCATGGCCTCAACCTGAAGAAG AGTCCAGTTTTGCAGTACCTCTACTACCTGGCCCAGGTCCCCATCGCCATGTCGCCACTGAGCAACAACAGCCTTTTCCTGCAGTACTCCAAAAACCCACTGCGGGAGTTTCTTCAGAAGGGCCTATGTGTGTCGCTGTCCACCGATGACCCCATGCAGTTCCACTACACAAAG GAAGCATTGATGGAGGAGTATGCCATCGCGGCACAGCTTTGGAAACTCAGCACCTGCGACTTGTGCGAAATCGCCAGAAATAGCGTGCTGCAGAGTGGCCTGTCGCACCAG GAGAAAAAACACTTTCTGGGTTCCAACTACCTGCAGGATGGCCCTGAGGGTAATGACATTGGACGCACGAATGTGGCGCAAATCCGCATGGCGTACCGACATGAGACACTATGCAACGAGCTCAGCTTTTTAGTTGACGCAGTCAAAGCGGACGCAATGGTTCCAGTGGTGGAGTGA